Genomic DNA from Pseudomonadota bacterium:
CGGCAGGGGATACGCTGAATATAATCTTCACAGCTCCGGGAAAATATGAGTTAGAGGTGGAAACAATTCTTGCAGGGACAGAATCGGTAAGAACGATAAAGCATGTTGTGAATGCAGTCGACTTTCACAGAATCACCGTCAGTATATCGGGGAAGAAGGCAGTATGGGTTGGTGAAGAGTATACCTATACCGCCGTGATACCACTAAAATTTAGTGGCCTGAATATTCTTACGAGATGGACGCTCCCGGATAACTCTACTGTGGATGGCAGACAGGTAACGATGACCCCGACCGCCGAGGGGACATACTCCCTGAAATGTGAGGGGTGGGTTAACGGTCACAGGGATGCAACATTAAAAACGGTACAATACAAAATTACGGCAGTGGGCTACAGCTTCCCCACGCCAAAAATCAACGTGAAAAAGACGGAAGGGTTAGGACCATACAATGTGACGTTCAAGATTGATTACACGGTTAAAAAGATCATGGGGCTTCAATACCGCATTACCTACAACTGGAATTTCGGTGACGGAGAAACACTGACGACTACCAATACGGTTGTTCACCACCTTTTTTCAAGGGTAGGCACCTATAATGTAACGATGACCGCAACCGACCAGTATGACAATACAACAATGGACAATGTGACGATAACCGTTGGCGCGGCTCCTATAG
This window encodes:
- a CDS encoding PKD domain-containing protein, whose amino-acid sequence is AGDTLNIIFTAPGKYELEVETILAGTESVRTIKHVVNAVDFHRITVSISGKKAVWVGEEYTYTAVIPLKFSGLNILTRWTLPDNSTVDGRQVTMTPTAEGTYSLKCEGWVNGHRDATLKTVQYKITAVGYSFPTPKINVKKTEGLGPYNVTFKIDYTVKKIMGLQYRITYNWNFGDGETLTTTNTVVHHLFSRVGTYNVTMTATDQYDNTTMDNVTITVGAAPIGIGFKVSASNKYMRAPLEIYVRSAISKKMPLDSLESYVWKVDGVAAENTKSEYLRATFSEPGDHTVTYTATMKSGATATDSVDITVNPNQPPTCTIDHTLGVGSYVYLKAKCTDPDGRISAYKWDLDDDRGYRKGSANISFKAPVTHTYSIGLKATDDSGEEAEFTKEITVTKE